CGATCCGCCAGAATTTCCACCCCGTCGAGTCCGGCGGGACCAGCGAAGCCTACGGGCGCCTTGGTAACTTCGAAGATGACTTCCGGCGAGGCCATCTCGATGGGACCGCCGAGAGCGTGAGTAAGTTTGGCTTCGTTGACGGAATGATCGCCGCGCAGGAGCACGACGAAGGGCTTGCCTTCGCAGACGTAAATCATGGTTTTAATCATCTGCGCGGGTTCGGTTTGGAGAAAGGCCGCCACTTCCTCTACGGTTTTCATATTGGGCGTATGCACTTCTTCCATCGGCGGAACATCTGTCTTAATCTCCACCGCTTCCGGCAGGGCGGATTCGGTCAGTTCGCGATTGGCGCGGTAGCCGCATTGGCCGCAGGATACGATCTCGGCCTCGCCGATGGCGGCGGGAACCATAAATTCGTGGGAGCGGTTGCCGCCCATGACGCCGGTATCGGCTTCCACAGGCATGATGGTCAATCCGCAACGGGTGAAGATGCGAGTATAGGCGTCGAACATTAACTGATAGGAGCGCCGCGCGCCTTCCTCGTCCACATCGAAGGAATAGGCGTCCTTCATGATGAATTCGCGGGCGCGGACAACGCCGAAGCGGGGACGCACCTCATCGCGGAATTTGGTTTGAATCTGATAAAGATTTTTGGGCAGATCGCGGTAGGAGCGCAATTCGCCCGCAACGAGGTTGGTGATAACTTCCTCATGCGTCGGCCCCAAGACGAATTGGCGGTCGGCGCGATCTTTGAGGCGCATCAACTCCGGCCCCATCGCGTCCCAGCGCCCCGACGTTTGCCAGAGGACGTCGGGCTGAAGCGTGGGCATCAACACTTCCAAAGCTCCGGCGGCGTCCATCTCTTCGCGGACGATTTGTTCGATCTTTCTGAGGGCGCGCCAGCCGAGGGGGAGATAAGTATACAGCCCGGCGGCTAGTTGGCGAATTAAGCCCGCCCGCAGCATGAGAATATGGCTCTTGGCTTCCGCTTCTTTCGGTATTTCGCGCAGCGTAGGAAAAAAACCAGTCGATTGTCTCATAGTTATCCAAAGATGAGTCCTGACAGCCAGGAAAAGAATTTCGTTCGAATCAGATCGTTAATGACTAAAAAGAGTATCAAGGGAATAACAAGAACGGCGCCCACTTTGCCGAACATCTCCATTTGCCGCATGGTCAATGGCTTGCGGCGCAGAATCTCAATGGTATAGAAGACGATATGGCCGCCGTCGAAGGGAGGCAAGGGGAACAAGTTTATCAACGCCAAATTGGCCGAGAGAAGCGCGATAAATCCAAGGAAGCGTTCCAAGCCCCAGCGTCCGTACTCGCCGGAAAGCTGGAAGATAGCCACAGGGCCGCCGAGAAGTTTGGGCGATACTTCGCCGGTAAACAATTTATGCAGAAAATCGACCATAAAAGTCAAATCGGTTAGCAACTTCGACCAGCCGTAGGAGATGGAGCCGATAACGCCCAATTTCCTGCGGTCGGGTTTATTGCTGATGCCGATTTGCGCCATTTTATAAGTTTTGCCCGTCTTGACGCTGGTTTGAGTGAGGATGGGTTGTTCGATGACTTCGGGCGTAACCGCCGCCTGTTTCATCTCGTTGTTAGGCGTCAGCCAAATGATCTCGACGGGTTTCGCTTCCGCTTTACCATTCTCTTGAACGGCGATGGAATCATTCAATGTAAGTATCACGTCCACCCAATCGTCGATGGGTTTTTCGTTCAATTTGACGATAGTGGAGCCGACGGCGATATTCGCCTGTTCGGCGGGGCTGCCAACCTGAACGATGCCAATGACGGGAGGTATTTTCGGGGCGACGCCCAGAGGGGCGATCGTCGGCGTAAGATATTCGGCTAGCGATATTTCTCCATCGAACGTAAACCCCAATCGGCTTTGCGGCTGTTGTACCTCGGCGTCGGACGCCGGGACGATTAAATCGGGGGTAATATGCAGCGTTCGCGCGTTTTGTTTTTCGTCCTGGATCGCGACGGCGATGGGCATGGCTTGGTAGGCGCCATCGACGTTCTTCTCCACGAGGCTGGTGATGTAATCCGACCATTCGTTGCGGGTTTGGAAAGTTTTGCCGTCAACGCTGAGGATGATCTCCCCTGCTTGTAAGCCCGCCCGTTCGGCGGCGCCGCCGGGAATAACCTGGGTAATGAAAACGCCCTGACCGTTCGTTGGAGGCGGCGTGGCGGCGTTCTTGTTCTTATCGGCGGGTTCTTTGATCCAGGCGGGGATTTCTTTTTGTTTGGATAAAACCTGGCCGTTGCGATCGATGGTCAGCGTAAGGGCGTCGCGGTCGGCGATATTCGATTGCCAATCCGCAATATCTTCCCAGGATGATACTTTCTCGCCATTGACGGTGAGGATGCGGTCGCCGTTGCGCAAACCCATTTCCCAGCCCCAAGAACCGGCGGGGACGCGTCCGATGGTGGTCGTGGCATGAAAGGCTTCGCCAAAAGCGGCGAAGACGAAAATGTAAATGAGAAAAGAGAGCACGACGTTCATCGCTGGACCGGCGAATACGATAAGGATGCGCTTCCAGGGGGCGAGTTGCAGAAATTCCCATTCCGCGCCGGTCAATTCTTCGTCGGGATCCATGCCTCGGATTTTGACGTAGCCGCCCAGGGGTAAAGCGCAGAGGCAATATTCTGTATTATGCCAGGTATGGGAGTAGAGGATTTTGCCGAAGCCGACGCTGAAACGGTCCACCTTGGCGCCGGAAAGTTTGGCGACGATGAAATGGCCCCATTCGTGGAAGATTACCGCCAATCCCAGCACCACGGCGAAATGAAGCAGAGTGGAAACATTGGAAAAGAGGGATTCAAGATTCATAATCATTGTCCGCCGATTGGATCGAATTATCGTTCCCGCGCGGCGTTAAAGGGAAAACGGGAACCGGGCTGCTGAGACGGGAATCGGGATGCCCCCCAGGCCGCCAATGGCGCCGCGCGAAATTGATTTTACGTTTGAGAAAAAACAAACGCGTTGCCTAAGCAACGCGGCTACTATATAAATGTAACGGTCGATCAAAGTTA
The Candidatus Omnitrophota bacterium genome window above contains:
- the rseP gene encoding RIP metalloprotease RseP; translation: MNLESLFSNVSTLLHFAVVLGLAVIFHEWGHFIVAKLSGAKVDRFSVGFGKILYSHTWHNTEYCLCALPLGGYVKIRGMDPDEELTGAEWEFLQLAPWKRILIVFAGPAMNVVLSFLIYIFVFAAFGEAFHATTTIGRVPAGSWGWEMGLRNGDRILTVNGEKVSSWEDIADWQSNIADRDALTLTIDRNGQVLSKQKEIPAWIKEPADKNKNAATPPPTNGQGVFITQVIPGGAAERAGLQAGEIILSVDGKTFQTRNEWSDYITSLVEKNVDGAYQAMPIAVAIQDEKQNARTLHITPDLIVPASDAEVQQPQSRLGFTFDGEISLAEYLTPTIAPLGVAPKIPPVIGIVQVGSPAEQANIAVGSTIVKLNEKPIDDWVDVILTLNDSIAVQENGKAEAKPVEIIWLTPNNEMKQAAVTPEVIEQPILTQTSVKTGKTYKMAQIGISNKPDRRKLGVIGSISYGWSKLLTDLTFMVDFLHKLFTGEVSPKLLGGPVAIFQLSGEYGRWGLERFLGFIALLSANLALINLFPLPPFDGGHIVFYTIEILRRKPLTMRQMEMFGKVGAVLVIPLILFLVINDLIRTKFFSWLSGLIFG
- a CDS encoding proline--tRNA ligase codes for the protein MRQSTGFFPTLREIPKEAEAKSHILMLRAGLIRQLAAGLYTYLPLGWRALRKIEQIVREEMDAAGALEVLMPTLQPDVLWQTSGRWDAMGPELMRLKDRADRQFVLGPTHEEVITNLVAGELRSYRDLPKNLYQIQTKFRDEVRPRFGVVRAREFIMKDAYSFDVDEEGARRSYQLMFDAYTRIFTRCGLTIMPVEADTGVMGGNRSHEFMVPAAIGEAEIVSCGQCGYRANRELTESALPEAVEIKTDVPPMEEVHTPNMKTVEEVAAFLQTEPAQMIKTMIYVCEGKPFVVLLRGDHSVNEAKLTHALGGPIEMASPEVIFEVTKAPVGFAGPAGLDGVEILADRFVKTIPVAASGANKKDAHVRNLVLDRDYQVSRWGDFRSVDETDACPQCGACAFTMTNGIEVGQVFILGTKYSESLQAHFTDESGQRKPMIMGCYGIGVSRTLAAAIEENADDKGIIWPVSIAPYHVHLLNLSPQNEQTSAAAEELYRALQSKGFDVLLDDRDERPGIKFKDADLLGLPYRIVVGEKSLKEGMVEFLLRRTLVAQKTPPETCAELIQQHYEEDIARLNAV